A DNA window from Christiangramia salexigens contains the following coding sequences:
- a CDS encoding VOC family protein — MRFLFLSIITILMTNLSNAQNKFDLRKDHDAILVQDVDRSAKFYEEILGLKEIPNGGLGDHIRWFALGDNVQIHLIESTDETEKHKGVHFALNTADLKGLMEFLNSANIAFENWPGEKGVTNTRPDGIKQIYLQDPDGYWIEINDSRF; from the coding sequence ATGAGATTTCTATTTTTATCTATAATCACAATTCTTATGACGAATCTTTCAAATGCACAGAATAAATTCGACCTTAGAAAAGATCATGACGCTATACTGGTACAAGATGTAGACCGTTCAGCAAAATTTTATGAAGAGATTCTGGGGCTTAAGGAAATTCCTAATGGTGGTCTGGGAGATCATATAAGATGGTTTGCCTTAGGCGATAATGTTCAGATCCATCTGATAGAAAGCACAGATGAAACAGAGAAACACAAAGGAGTGCATTTTGCCTTAAATACGGCGGACCTAAAGGGTCTAATGGAATTTCTAAACAGCGCCAATATAGCTTTTGAAAATTGGCCGGGCGAAAAAGGAGTGACCAATACACGCCCGGATGGTATCAAACAAATCTATTTGCAGGACCCGGATGGCTACTGGATAGAAATAAACGATAGCAGATTCTAA
- a CDS encoding nicotinate-nucleotide adenylyltransferase codes for MTDLNEVDEFQSIISIENKCNRLNRNENIYGTFAEIGAGQETVRHFFRAHNPKGTIAKTLSAYDKDFSDAIYGLEPQNRYVTEARLKSMLDYETGLIEQRISRIKHPNKLFFSYGNTVATIDWAKKYKGHGWMGVKFQKEPKQAYSEIILHVQFHENNASHQQLSLGIMGANLIYAAFYQSEDPKKLISHLYDHLTTDKIEIDSINFSGPVFEGVDNRLMSLQLVKEGITEAVMFSPEGNNVLAANILYKKNILTLRGSFRPVTNLHMNIYEKSLELFLKEKDVKKKNTIVIFEMTLSNLKTEGEIEERDFLDRADLLCSLGHTVMISNFQEYYKVVEYFALHTKEELGLAMGVDSLIDIFNEKYYRHLSGGILEAFGKLFFKSLKVYLFPFKDPETGKIITSKNLKVHPRVKELYKFFLDNDKVIDIQNYDPDLLDTPPKKAYDLIMDGDSHWESLVPAKPAKMIRENNMFRKNKNR; via the coding sequence ATGACCGATCTTAATGAGGTAGATGAATTTCAAAGCATAATTTCCATTGAGAATAAATGCAACCGCCTTAATCGCAATGAAAATATTTATGGAACCTTTGCCGAGATCGGAGCGGGACAGGAAACCGTACGCCATTTTTTTAGAGCTCATAACCCCAAAGGCACAATAGCAAAAACGCTTAGTGCATATGACAAAGATTTTAGCGATGCCATTTACGGGCTGGAGCCCCAGAACAGATATGTAACCGAAGCCCGGCTAAAAAGTATGCTGGATTATGAAACAGGTCTTATAGAACAGCGTATCTCCAGGATCAAACACCCCAATAAGCTTTTCTTTAGTTATGGAAATACTGTGGCGACAATAGATTGGGCAAAAAAATATAAAGGACATGGCTGGATGGGTGTCAAATTTCAGAAAGAGCCAAAACAAGCTTATAGCGAAATAATCCTTCACGTTCAGTTTCACGAAAACAATGCTTCCCACCAACAATTGAGTCTGGGTATCATGGGAGCAAACCTTATCTATGCCGCCTTCTATCAAAGCGAGGATCCAAAAAAGTTAATAAGTCATTTATACGATCATCTTACAACAGATAAGATCGAAATAGATTCTATAAATTTTTCGGGCCCTGTATTTGAAGGAGTAGACAACCGTCTAATGAGTCTTCAATTGGTAAAAGAAGGAATTACAGAGGCAGTAATGTTCTCCCCGGAAGGCAACAATGTACTTGCGGCAAACATTCTCTACAAAAAGAATATTCTCACATTAAGAGGTAGTTTTAGACCAGTGACCAATTTACATATGAATATATATGAAAAGTCTCTGGAATTATTTCTCAAGGAAAAGGACGTAAAAAAGAAAAATACGATCGTGATCTTTGAAATGACCCTCTCCAATCTAAAAACTGAAGGTGAAATTGAAGAAAGAGATTTTCTCGATAGAGCAGATCTCTTATGTTCGCTTGGACACACAGTAATGATCTCTAACTTCCAGGAATATTACAAAGTAGTGGAATATTTTGCTTTGCATACCAAGGAAGAACTTGGTCTTGCAATGGGAGTAGACAGCTTAATAGACATTTTTAACGAGAAATATTACCGGCATTTAAGCGGTGGGATTCTGGAAGCCTTCGGAAAACTATTCTTTAAGAGTCTTAAGGTTTATTTGTTCCCCTTTAAAGATCCGGAAACAGGCAAAATAATAACCAGCAAAAACTTAAAAGTACACCCTAGAGTTAAGGAGTTATATAAATTCTTTCTGGATAATGATAAGGTTATCGATATCCAAAATTATGACCCGGATCTTCTGGACACTCCACCAAAAAAAGCATACGATCTTATTATGGATGGAGATTCTCATTGGGAATCCTTGGTTCCGGCTAAACCAGCAAAGATGATAAGGGAGAATAACATGTTTAGAAAGAATAAAAACCGGTAA